The proteins below are encoded in one region of Tautonia rosea:
- a CDS encoding MgtC/SapB family protein encodes MIDAFWQLLVDAIGPDLAEFGEVSRLIQTMFRLGIAALLGGVLGLERTLRSRSAGMRTFMLVAVGSAAFVLIAELIGISGGDLSRVVQGLLTGVGFLGAGVIFRSSDRSHAHGLTTAAGIWLTASLGMAVGFGRPASALLITLLALLILSPFGRRLELAIKARTRRQQK; translated from the coding sequence ATGATCGACGCCTTCTGGCAACTGCTCGTTGATGCCATTGGTCCCGATCTTGCAGAGTTCGGCGAGGTTTCCCGCCTGATCCAAACGATGTTTCGCCTCGGCATCGCCGCCCTGCTCGGAGGCGTGCTCGGTCTGGAACGAACCCTCCGGTCTCGATCGGCGGGGATGAGAACGTTCATGCTGGTCGCAGTCGGCTCTGCCGCCTTCGTTCTCATCGCCGAGTTGATCGGTATCTCAGGAGGTGACCTGAGTCGGGTCGTCCAGGGGCTCTTGACCGGGGTCGGATTTCTGGGTGCGGGGGTCATCTTCCGATCGAGCGATCGGTCCCATGCCCATGGCCTGACGACCGCAGCCGGCATTTGGCTGACCGCGTCGCTCGGCATGGCGGTCGGCTTCGGTCGCCCGGCCTCCGCATTGCTCATCACCCTGCTGGCCCTTCTCATCCTGTCACCATTTGGAAGACGCCTTGAGCTTGCAATCAAGGCCCGCACCCGTCGTCAGCAGAAATGA
- a CDS encoding aldo/keto reductase, translated as MHHRTLGKSGLGVSAIGLGCWGMSGSYGPADEAESEATLRLALDRGITLIDTADSYGENGHNESLVGRVLASRRSEFVLATKTGWVKRPGPDGTETVGVDGRPDRIRSACDASLARLNTDVIDLYYLHRIDPDVPVEESVGAMAELVAQGKVRALGLSEVSEATLRRAHAVHPIAALQSEYSLWTREPEADVMPACRELGIAFVPFSPLGRGFLTGALTSRNAISEGDWRAGNPRFTDENLARNLALLRPLEEIGQAHAVQPAQIALAWVLAQGDQVVPIPGMKRRTHLEANIQAVEVVLTPGELERLNASFPPGIAAGNRYTPEVAYWAGR; from the coding sequence ATGCACCATCGTACTCTTGGCAAGAGTGGGCTAGGTGTTTCGGCCATCGGCCTGGGATGCTGGGGAATGTCTGGTTCGTATGGGCCTGCCGATGAGGCTGAGTCCGAAGCCACGTTACGCCTCGCCCTCGACCGCGGCATCACCCTCATCGATACCGCTGACTCCTACGGCGAGAACGGACACAACGAGTCACTCGTCGGTCGGGTCCTCGCCAGCCGTCGCTCCGAATTCGTCCTCGCCACCAAGACCGGATGGGTCAAGCGTCCCGGACCCGACGGCACCGAGACGGTCGGCGTCGATGGTCGCCCCGATCGCATCCGATCCGCCTGCGACGCGAGCCTGGCCCGACTCAACACCGACGTGATCGACCTCTACTACCTTCACCGGATCGATCCCGATGTCCCCGTCGAGGAGTCCGTCGGGGCGATGGCTGAACTGGTCGCACAGGGGAAGGTCCGTGCCCTCGGGCTGTCCGAGGTCTCCGAAGCCACGCTCCGGCGCGCTCATGCCGTCCATCCGATCGCCGCTTTGCAATCGGAATACTCGCTCTGGACCCGTGAGCCTGAAGCTGACGTGATGCCGGCCTGTCGAGAGCTCGGCATCGCATTCGTCCCATTCAGTCCCCTCGGTCGAGGATTCCTCACCGGAGCCCTGACCAGTCGAAACGCCATCTCCGAAGGCGACTGGCGAGCCGGCAATCCTCGATTCACCGACGAGAATCTTGCCCGCAACCTCGCCTTACTCCGACCTTTGGAGGAGATCGGCCAGGCGCACGCTGTCCAGCCCGCGCAGATCGCGCTGGCCTGGGTCCTCGCTCAGGGAGATCAGGTCGTCCCGATCCCCGGCATGAAGCGACGCACCCACCTTGAAGCCAATATTCAGGCTGTTGAGGTGGTCCTGACCCCCGGCGAACTCGAACGCCTTAACGCGTCCTTTCCCCCTGGCATCGCCGCAGGAAATCGCTACACCCCCGAAGTCGCCTACTGGGCTGGGCGATAA
- a CDS encoding lactonase family protein, protein MMAYERSRRSFLRMGCVAAGTAALVARSEGANAGGEGGDLLAYVGTFSSPLRDVLPTQVDLPPGNGRGIHLFRVDRKTGAMTPAGLFEMGTSPSHLAVNANGTRLYSANETDRIDEANQGTVSAFAINPADGQLTLLSTVPSGGAGPTYVSIHPSGRFLLVANYFGGSVAVVPILADGQLGEATEVKVDEGEIGPTRATHAPPGSFAISGHDRTHAHMIEADPSGRFVLHVDLGLDQIFVWEFDDQTGTLKPSESPVVSLPPGDGPRHFHFHPNGRWFYSIQEEGSTIVLFDYDSETGRLSSRQTVSSLPPGYAGSNFCSEILVSQDGTHVYAGNRLHDSIGIFEIGQDGTLTMVGNEWTRGNYPRSFGFDPTGNFLYCCNQRADHVTVFRVNRDSGGLEFTGQYVPVGNPSCILFLDLARVKPAS, encoded by the coding sequence ATGATGGCATACGAACGTTCCCGACGATCATTCCTTCGCATGGGCTGCGTCGCGGCAGGAACCGCTGCCCTGGTCGCCCGATCGGAGGGTGCGAACGCAGGCGGTGAGGGTGGAGACCTTCTGGCCTATGTCGGCACGTTCAGCTCTCCGCTGCGCGATGTCTTGCCAACGCAAGTCGACCTGCCCCCCGGCAATGGACGAGGGATTCATCTGTTTCGCGTGGATCGAAAGACCGGAGCGATGACACCGGCTGGTCTGTTCGAAATGGGGACGAGCCCGAGCCACCTGGCCGTGAACGCGAACGGGACCCGACTGTATTCGGCAAACGAAACGGATCGGATCGACGAGGCAAATCAGGGGACGGTCAGTGCGTTCGCCATCAATCCGGCGGACGGTCAGTTGACCTTGCTCAGTACGGTGCCGTCTGGAGGAGCGGGTCCGACCTATGTGAGCATTCATCCGTCGGGTCGTTTTCTCCTGGTGGCAAACTATTTCGGGGGATCGGTGGCGGTGGTACCGATCCTTGCAGATGGTCAGCTTGGGGAGGCCACAGAGGTCAAGGTCGATGAAGGTGAGATTGGCCCGACGCGAGCCACCCACGCACCACCGGGGAGCTTTGCCATCAGTGGCCATGATCGGACCCACGCCCACATGATCGAGGCAGATCCTTCGGGGCGTTTTGTGCTTCACGTGGATCTGGGCTTGGATCAAATCTTCGTTTGGGAATTTGATGATCAAACGGGGACGTTGAAACCGAGTGAATCGCCAGTTGTCTCATTGCCCCCTGGGGATGGTCCTCGCCATTTCCATTTTCATCCGAACGGACGCTGGTTCTACTCGATTCAGGAGGAAGGATCGACAATCGTTCTGTTCGACTACGATTCCGAGACGGGAAGGTTAAGTTCGAGGCAGACGGTTTCAAGCTTGCCGCCTGGATATGCAGGAAGTAATTTCTGCTCCGAGATCCTGGTTTCTCAGGACGGCACCCATGTTTATGCAGGCAACCGGTTGCATGACAGCATCGGGATTTTCGAGATTGGCCAGGATGGTACGTTGACCATGGTCGGCAACGAATGGACTCGCGGGAATTATCCTCGGAGCTTTGGCTTCGACCCGACCGGAAACTTCCTTTATTGTTGTAATCAGAGAGCCGACCACGTGACTGTCTTTCGTGTGAATCGGGACAGTGGAGGCCTGGAATTCACGGGCCAGTACGTACCCGTCGGCAACCCGTCTTGCATCCTGTTTCTCGACCTGGCGAGGGTGAAGCCAGCGTCGTGA
- a CDS encoding hybrid sensor histidine kinase/response regulator: MELILLGVVGVLLVVLRERRRVTARLGSTSIVDLGRDDGERSERSLKQEESEQRFRQLADTMPQILWTADPEGVVKSFNRRWYEYAGMTIEEAVSREGWLAAVHPDDQPRIRAIRKRAFGQGDLLEAEVRLRRSDSTYRWHLIRSVPVRDESGRLLQRFGTATDIDDRKRAEERLRVSEGRLRLALQAGRMGTWYWDVHSDRIDWSDNLEEVLGVSPGAFDGTLSGFRQLIHPEDRARVKDAISRAIATRSGDEVEFRISRPDGSVVWLLGKGKVETDSSDCPVRVLGLVMDITARKEADRERTGLLTRLTTLVDHTPLGVIEWDAEFVVTRWSGQAEKLFGWTAKEVIGTRIDEVPLLFEDREQVEAIKDQLLDPTSRFVVAHNRNRSRSGDPLWCEWYNSVLHDEMGRMVAVLSLVLDVTERCRIEERLRSERERVQLVADAVPALLSYVDANACYRLNNRSYERWFAMSREDVFGKHMREVLGDSAWRTIRPHVEAALAGEEVSYESEVPYRDGGTRWISATYTPDVGEGGLVRGFVAHVTDITERHLREEELRTSEARFRQLAEAMPQIVWVADPTGQVRYLSRQWAAYTGMPTEEGMGDRWVKSVHPDDRSGLINRWETSVREETPYRTEFRLRDSNGQDRWHMVRGVPVRDDNGQVVRWYGTITDIDEPKRLAEALQDADRRKDEFLATLAHELRNPLAPIRHAVALLRKQGPPDPELQLHRDVIDRQVGNMARLLDDLLDVSRITSNKLELRRAKVDVASIVQVAVETSRPLIEAGGHELTIDMPSEPIVLDADPTRLAQVFSNLLNNAAKYSDVEGRITLTVRQKEGQVHVSVRDTGIGIDEEHLTRIFEIFSQVEPALHRSQGGLGIGLALVRGLVQLHGGTVEARSEGIGAGSEFIVHLPLAEMDQTESLTTERTKEKGDFRISRLLLVDDHLDSAQTLGKLLGLAGLDVRIAHDGRSALSVIDEFQPEVVVLDIGLPDMDGYDVARQIRSQPAGASRTLIALTGWGQASDRLRSREAGFDQHLVKPVDPDELLDLLRQLYPKSIP; the protein is encoded by the coding sequence ATGGAGCTGATCCTCCTTGGAGTGGTCGGGGTCCTGCTGGTGGTGCTGAGAGAACGACGGCGAGTGACCGCTCGGCTTGGGTCCACTTCGATCGTGGATCTGGGCAGGGACGATGGTGAGAGGTCGGAACGAAGCTTGAAGCAGGAAGAGAGTGAACAGCGATTTCGTCAACTGGCCGACACGATGCCTCAAATACTCTGGACCGCGGATCCCGAAGGAGTGGTCAAGTCGTTCAATCGACGCTGGTATGAATATGCGGGAATGACCATCGAGGAGGCGGTGTCGCGGGAAGGATGGCTCGCGGCCGTTCACCCGGATGACCAGCCTCGGATTCGAGCGATCAGGAAGCGAGCCTTTGGACAGGGGGATCTTCTTGAGGCCGAGGTTCGGTTGCGGCGGAGCGATTCGACGTATCGATGGCATTTGATTCGGTCTGTGCCGGTGCGGGATGAGTCGGGACGGCTGCTTCAACGGTTCGGAACGGCGACCGATATCGACGATCGGAAGCGAGCCGAGGAGCGTTTGCGAGTCAGCGAGGGGCGACTTCGACTGGCGCTTCAGGCAGGTCGCATGGGGACCTGGTACTGGGATGTCCATAGCGATCGGATCGACTGGTCTGACAACTTGGAGGAGGTCCTCGGAGTGTCTCCGGGGGCGTTCGATGGAACCCTGAGCGGGTTTCGTCAACTGATCCATCCCGAGGATCGAGCGCGAGTGAAGGACGCAATTTCCCGAGCCATCGCCACGAGGTCGGGAGACGAGGTCGAGTTTCGGATTTCCCGACCCGATGGCTCGGTGGTCTGGCTCCTCGGTAAGGGAAAGGTTGAGACAGACTCAAGTGATTGCCCGGTCCGCGTGCTCGGGCTCGTGATGGACATCACCGCAAGAAAGGAGGCGGACCGAGAACGAACCGGGCTTCTCACGAGGCTCACGACCCTGGTGGATCATACCCCGTTGGGGGTCATCGAGTGGGACGCTGAATTCGTTGTGACGCGTTGGTCAGGTCAGGCGGAAAAACTGTTTGGGTGGACGGCAAAGGAGGTCATCGGAACGCGGATTGACGAGGTTCCGTTGCTCTTCGAGGACCGTGAGCAGGTCGAAGCGATCAAGGATCAGCTCCTCGACCCGACAAGCAGGTTTGTCGTGGCCCACAACCGAAACAGAAGTCGGTCGGGCGATCCCCTTTGGTGTGAATGGTACAACTCGGTCCTGCACGACGAGATGGGGCGAATGGTGGCCGTGCTTTCGCTGGTGCTCGACGTGACAGAACGGTGCCGGATCGAGGAACGCCTGCGATCGGAACGGGAGCGGGTTCAACTGGTCGCTGATGCGGTTCCAGCACTCCTGTCCTACGTTGACGCGAACGCCTGTTATCGATTAAATAATCGTTCGTATGAGCGATGGTTTGCGATGAGTCGCGAGGATGTCTTTGGGAAGCACATGCGGGAGGTGCTGGGCGATTCTGCCTGGAGGACGATTCGACCGCATGTCGAGGCGGCGTTGGCTGGGGAGGAGGTGAGCTACGAGTCGGAAGTTCCGTATCGGGACGGGGGAACGCGCTGGATCAGTGCGACGTACACTCCCGACGTGGGCGAGGGAGGGTTGGTTCGGGGTTTTGTGGCGCACGTGACGGACATTACTGAGCGACACCTTCGCGAGGAGGAGTTGCGAACGAGTGAAGCCCGGTTCCGCCAATTGGCCGAAGCCATGCCTCAGATAGTCTGGGTGGCCGACCCGACAGGCCAGGTTCGATATCTGAGCCGTCAATGGGCAGCGTACACCGGGATGCCGACCGAGGAGGGAATGGGGGATCGGTGGGTGAAGAGTGTTCACCCGGACGACCGATCCGGATTGATCAACCGTTGGGAAACGTCAGTTCGGGAGGAAACCCCCTATCGAACCGAGTTTCGATTACGAGACTCGAACGGCCAGGACCGATGGCACATGGTTCGGGGGGTTCCGGTGAGGGACGACAACGGTCAGGTCGTACGATGGTACGGTACGATCACCGATATTGATGAGCCGAAGCGGTTAGCCGAAGCGCTTCAGGACGCCGATCGTCGCAAGGATGAATTTCTGGCGACCCTGGCTCATGAACTGCGGAATCCTCTTGCCCCGATTCGCCACGCCGTTGCCTTGCTCCGGAAACAAGGTCCGCCTGATCCTGAGTTGCAATTGCATCGTGACGTCATCGACCGCCAGGTTGGAAACATGGCCCGGCTGCTTGATGATTTGCTTGATGTTTCTCGCATCACCAGCAACAAGCTCGAGCTGCGACGCGCGAAGGTCGACGTGGCCTCGATTGTTCAGGTGGCCGTGGAGACAAGCCGGCCGTTGATCGAGGCGGGAGGGCATGAGTTGACCATTGACATGCCGTCCGAGCCCATTGTGCTTGATGCCGACCCGACGCGATTAGCTCAGGTTTTTTCGAACCTCCTGAACAATGCGGCGAAGTATTCGGACGTCGAGGGACGGATCACGTTGACGGTTCGGCAAAAGGAAGGGCAGGTTCACGTCTCGGTGCGCGATACGGGAATCGGGATCGATGAGGAGCACTTGACCCGCATCTTTGAAATTTTCTCACAGGTCGAGCCGGCCCTCCACCGATCGCAAGGGGGGCTCGGGATTGGGCTGGCCCTGGTGCGGGGTCTCGTTCAGTTGCACGGTGGGACCGTCGAGGCACGGAGCGAGGGGATCGGCGCCGGCAGCGAGTTTATTGTCCATCTTCCGCTTGCTGAAATGGATCAGACCGAGTCGCTGACGACCGAGCGAACCAAAGAGAAGGGAGACTTCCGTATCTCTCGGCTTCTTCTGGTGGATGATCACCTGGATTCGGCTCAGACACTCGGGAAGCTGCTGGGCCTGGCAGGTCTTGATGTACGAATCGCCCACGATGGGCGTTCGGCACTCTCAGTGATCGATGAGTTTCAACCTGAGGTGGTGGTCCTCGACATCGGATTGCCCGACATGGATGGGTACGATGTGGCCCGACAGATTCGGAGCCAGCCTGCGGGGGCCTCACGGACGTTGATCGCGCTGACAGGATGGGGCCAGGCCTCAGACCGTCTGCGATCGCGTGAGGCCGGCTTCGATCAACACTTAGTCAAACCTGTGGACCCGGATGAATTGCTGGACCTTCTTCGACAGTTGTACCCGAAATCGATTCCCTGA
- a CDS encoding DUF4118 domain-containing protein, giving the protein MLRQPLPRTWGYGIAVLAVLVASMVRLAMEGVFGPHHGFGTFLLAVVVVSWLGGGGPAILTLVLGVVVELCVVLVPRASREMGQASD; this is encoded by the coding sequence ATGCTCCGTCAGCCTCTCCCTCGAACCTGGGGCTACGGGATCGCCGTACTGGCCGTCCTGGTTGCCTCGATGGTGCGCCTGGCGATGGAGGGGGTGTTCGGGCCGCATCATGGGTTTGGAACGTTCTTGCTCGCCGTGGTTGTCGTGTCGTGGTTGGGGGGGGGCGGTCCTGCAATTCTGACGCTCGTTCTCGGAGTGGTCGTCGAGTTATGCGTCGTCCTCGTTCCCCGGGCGTCTCGCGAGATGGGTCAGGCGTCCGATTAG
- a CDS encoding DUF1501 domain-containing protein, with protein MNRPDQDRGGISRRELLTRSGLGLGALGALGALADSGSLFASPIESEAGSLAPRAPHFAGKATRVIHFFLNGGPSHVDTFDPKPSLSRYSGQALPETFLTERKTGAAFPSPFRFRRYGESGIEVSELFAETAKHIDDIVVIRSMYAQVPNHEPSLMLMNCGDSVQSRPSVGSWVLYGLGTENQNLPGFLALCPGGYPIKGVENWQAGFLPGGYQGTYIDSKHETIDRLIENIEHPHVTTEAQRRQLDLLRVLNSEHQSTLTDSRLDARIQSFELAFRMQIEAAEAFDLSREPTHIRALYGDGVHGRQTLIARRLIERGVRYVQLWHGAGQPWDNHDQIEANHRRLAAEIDGPIAALLTDLKARGLLDETLVLWGGEFGRTPTVELSADGTSMQGRDHNHYGFSVWMAGGGIKGGTTFGATDEFGFRAERDPVSVHDLHATVLHLLGFDHERLTFRYAGRDFRLTDVHGRVLNEIIA; from the coding sequence ATGAATCGCCCGGATCAGGATCGAGGTGGGATAAGCCGTCGCGAATTGTTGACTCGATCAGGGTTGGGTCTGGGAGCGCTGGGAGCGCTGGGAGCGCTGGCGGATTCGGGTTCCCTGTTCGCGTCTCCGATCGAGTCTGAGGCGGGAAGTCTCGCGCCCAGGGCTCCGCATTTTGCCGGCAAAGCAACACGGGTGATCCACTTCTTCCTGAACGGTGGTCCCTCGCATGTGGATACGTTTGATCCCAAGCCAAGCCTGTCCCGCTACTCCGGTCAAGCCCTTCCGGAGACCTTCCTGACCGAGCGGAAGACTGGGGCAGCGTTTCCGTCGCCATTTCGATTCCGACGATATGGCGAGAGCGGGATCGAGGTCAGTGAACTGTTTGCAGAGACGGCGAAGCATATCGATGACATTGTCGTGATTCGGTCGATGTATGCCCAGGTTCCCAATCATGAGCCATCGCTCATGTTGATGAATTGCGGCGACTCGGTCCAATCACGACCAAGTGTCGGGTCGTGGGTGCTATATGGCCTGGGAACGGAGAATCAAAATCTGCCCGGTTTTCTTGCGCTTTGTCCGGGAGGGTATCCGATCAAGGGGGTCGAGAACTGGCAGGCGGGGTTCTTGCCAGGCGGGTATCAAGGAACCTACATCGATTCGAAGCATGAAACGATTGATCGATTGATTGAGAATATTGAGCATCCTCACGTTACGACTGAGGCCCAACGGAGGCAACTCGATTTGTTGAGGGTATTGAATTCGGAGCATCAATCGACCTTGACCGACAGTCGGCTTGACGCTCGCATTCAGTCGTTTGAACTCGCGTTTCGTATGCAGATCGAGGCGGCCGAAGCCTTTGACCTTTCGCGAGAGCCAACGCACATCAGGGCCCTCTATGGAGACGGTGTGCATGGTCGGCAAACTCTGATCGCACGTCGGTTGATTGAGCGCGGTGTGCGTTACGTGCAACTCTGGCACGGGGCGGGTCAGCCGTGGGACAACCACGACCAGATTGAGGCCAATCACCGACGTCTTGCAGCGGAGATCGACGGCCCCATCGCCGCGCTTCTGACCGATTTGAAGGCACGAGGACTGCTGGACGAGACGCTCGTGCTCTGGGGAGGGGAGTTCGGACGCACACCGACCGTTGAGTTGTCGGCCGATGGGACGTCGATGCAAGGGCGCGACCATAACCACTATGGGTTTAGCGTCTGGATGGCCGGTGGGGGGATCAAAGGAGGAACAACCTTCGGCGCAACCGACGAATTCGGATTCCGGGCGGAGCGCGATCCGGTCAGCGTGCACGACCTGCACGCCACCGTGTTGCACCTGCTCGGGTTCGACCATGAGCGGCTCACGTTTCGCTATGCTGGTCGTGATTTTCGCCTGACCGACGTTCATGGACGGGTGCTGAACGAGATCATCGCCTGA